CACAGGGAAAAGCAACCCCGCATCCACCCTATCAAATCTTCACTGCATCTGGGATGTTTCAATGACCAGGAGGAAGTTGATAAGCCATGAGACAGTGAGCACAGAACAAATACAGGCCATCGCCCCAATTCATCAGCGCTTCCCAAAAAACAGAAGTGAACTTAAACATGTGAAATGCAGCCCAGGTCATTCATTCCATCATTCCTGTGCTGGCGGTTAGTAAGATCTCCAGTCTACTGCTCTTTCCCCACATCGTGCATGTTTAATTCCAGTCACAGAAATCAATTCAACGTGGAAAGAggtcattgagtccacaccaacgctccaaacagcatcccaaccagaacTATCTCTCAACGTTTCCCCATGACCATGCACTTTCCCATGATGAactcatctagcctgcacatccctggacacgatggggaagtttagcatggccaattcaccctaacctgcacatctttagactttaGAACTcgagcatccagaagaaacgcacgcagacacggggagaatgtgcatactccacacagatagttgcccaaggctggaatcgaacctgggtccctggtgcagtgaaatagcagtgctaatcactgagccaccctgctgccaTGCTATTTGCATGATTCCTATTGAATCTTACTTTACTGCTCTTCCAAGCAACACATTCCAAAGCACAACAACACATTGCTTCAAAGAGTTTCTCATCTCCTTTTCCTCCAGTTCCTTGTCCAATTATAATTGCACTCTGTGGTTCCTGAGCCTCCTGGCTGTGGGGACAGGTCCTCTGCACTGACTCGATTCAATGCTTCAATGGGTTTAACAGTCAGAAATAACACGGGCTGTTTGCAAATTTTGATGTTAGAAATCTTTGTTCCTCATTCATTGGCAAAAAGGACTCAGATGGAAATTATCAAACCACATGTTGGATTTAGGATCTTATTCCCAACAGACAATGTCTGGCCATGCTTTTTGTCAGCTCCACCAAATAACAGATGGTGTCGAACTGTCTGAAACATTAGCATTATGTAGTTCAGGACCAACTCCCGCCAAATTATACAAAGCAGAACAACTACTGTTTCTACACCAAGTATCCGAACTCCCtgtgtactgagggagcgccgtactgtcggaggggcagtgctgcGGGACTCTGTTTTTTGGATGCCAAAGCCGGTGCTCCTCAGTGGATATGAAGACTCTGCGGGCACTGGATATGAAGACTCTGTGGGCACTATTGTTAAGAACAGTAAGTGAGATCTCCCCAGTGCCCAGGCCAAGTGTCTTCAGTGTTATAATGGGTGGCCGTGCCCAAAGACCTTAACTCTTCATCTTCTGGTCCTTGCTCCTGCAAGTTAGAGAACCAGTTCTCCTCTGTCTAACGTCTGTCAGAATCCTGAACCCTCGATCAAATTGCAACTCCTTCTCCTTTGCTCCAGAGGAGAGCAGTCCCAGCATCTCCACCTAAAGCTTGCAGttaaaacccttcaaccccaggactaCCTTGGTCAATCTCTCAAGGATCTGGTCAGCCATCTGAGACAGTGTTGAACATTAATGCAAAGTATTTGCTGAATTGTGCACTCTGTGCCTCAAAGAATGTGCCACTGTTATTGTCTCCGAAAGACCTCTGACCACTCACTTACTATTTACAAATCCGGAGAAGATTCTTGGGGTACCTTCTGACATTCGCCATCTATTCACACATCCTGCCTTTACCAGTCACCTCCCCTCACAAAGTATAGTGCAGACATTGTCTGATGTAGTGTAAGGACACTCTCTTTAATTCATTTCAATAGATTCTCCTAGATGGTCACCGTCCACAGCCTCATGGTTTGGTGGAACAAGGCTATTGCCAGTTTCTCTAGCTCTTTTCCAGCCAATTTCTGGCCCCATTTTTATCCTGGTTTGGTTCCTCCTCATCCCCCTTGAAACATTAGTACCCTTTAGAAGTTTGGCTGTCGATTATTCCTTGATCTTCTTCATTTCTGATCCATACTTGTGATGATTGTTCTTAGCCTTGTGTTTCTAATGgtcaagtactggaaaatagggtagaatagttaggtggcagACACAggcatgatggactgaagggcctgttttctgtgctgtagatctctacgGCACATGCCCCAGCAATACCTCCATTCGATTGCACTAGGAACTCAGTGACAATGGAGGTCCTGCTGAGGACATCTCAGAAATTCCTCCCCCTCTATTCCCTTGGCATCAGTCATGCTAACTGATATGAGTAATTAAAATCCCCCCAGTCTCACCAATCTATACTCCTTGGATGTCTCCAAGTTCCCTTTTATTtgctcatgggacatgggtgccACTGGATGgtcccagtatttattgcctgtccctagttaccccttgagaaagtgggggtgagctgccttcttgacctgctgcagtccacctgcaatAGATAGATCCACAatatccttagggagggaattctgggaaCCCTGAAACCTGATCCCCTCTTTTGTGCTTTTCTATCCTTATCAAATGGACTCTGTCCTTGGCCCCTCAAACCATTAGGGTCTTTCCACCTCTACAATCAAAGAATCCCAATACTGccaaagcaagccatttggctcactgagtccacactaaccctctaaCAAGAAACTTCTTCCTCACCTGACCTcttgtaaccctacatttaccatcgctaacctacctagcctacacactatgggcaatttagcatggccaatccaccctaacctgcacatagagtcatagagatgtacagaatgcaaacagaccctttggtccatgccgaccagatattccaacccaatctagtcccacctgccagcacccggcccatatccctccaaacccttcctattcatatacccattcaaatgcctcttaaatgttgcaattgtaccagcctccaccacatcctctggcagctcattccacatacgtatcaccctctgcatgaaaactttgccccttaggtctcttttatatctttcccctctcaccctaaacctatgccctctagttctggactccccgacgcaatattccaacaacggcctaacctgtacagctacaacatgacctcccaactcctgtaatcaatactctgaccaataaaggaaagcataccaaacgtcttcttcactatcctatctacctgtgactccattttcaaggagctatgaacctgcactttaaggtctctttgttcagcaacactccctaggacattaccattaagtgtataagccctgctaagatttgctttcccaaattgcagcacctggcatctatctgaattaaactccatctgccacttctcagcccactggcccatctgtgGGCTGTGAGAGgtaacacatgcagacacggagagatgtctgtgtggagtatgcacagtCACTAGAAGGTGTAACTGAATCTTGGTCCCTGGCGCCgagacaccatgccacccaatatcTTCCCAATTTGCACAACAACCCCACCTGCCTGTTTTCCTTCCTATCTTTGAAGCCTTTATATCTTAAAAGGTGAAGTGCCCAGATCTCACCAATCTTAAGCCATCTTTGAGATACTCCATCTATTCACCATCATCTTGCTACATGGCTCATTGTGTTCACCAGAATTTGGACATTTATACACCCACATCAAAACACTATTTTAGTATTTCTCACAGTCCTCCATAGCACACTCCCATCTGCGATATGTTAGatgtataaggttatgagggtgttggacagagtggatatgaAGCAGTTGCTAACAAGGGGCCAACATTTCTAGGGgtaatgtaggaggttgagatggGATTTGAGTAGAACATTTCTCACCCAGAGGATGTCAGAGATCCTCTGCCTAGGAGGGgattgaggtgggaaacctcccAACCTCTCAAAGGTAGGTGGATAAGCAACCAGTGTCATAACATCCAAGGCTGTAGGCCTACTGTTGGAAAGTGAAACCGCTGTAGATTTAGAGTTGTTTCTGGCAGTGCAGACCCGATAGGACAAAGGGCCTCATAGAATTAGACAGTACAGAaggggccatttggtccattgagtccctACCACCAGACAAGTCCCACGCTTCTGTCTGGTATGATCAGATGATTTTTCTTTCCACTCCCCAGTTTTTGATCTCTTCCAATGGTCAAGATGTCAACTCTGCTGAGCGAGGTAGTCTTTGCTGAGCGAGATAGACCAGAGGGGAAGAGTTTGAGCGAGGTTGTGAAGGATTGCTATGCAAAGTCTGCGGGCCTTTTAAACACCCTGATGATACAGAGAAACAACAAGCACTCACATTGAGTTAGGCTACCACCCATCATAGGGAACTAAGGCCATTATTCCTAGACCATTACCTCAGAGATCTTTGTAATGCCCAGGGGACCCAGGTTTAAACCCTGTCATAGTCACACAGcagagaaacaaacccttcagtccaactcattcacagTGACCAGACATCTCAGTATAACCTAgtcattttggtaaggcaaatcagggcaggacttgcccagttaatggggagtgttgctgaatggagacctaggggtgcaagtAGATAGTTCttttaaagtggagtcacaggttgacagggtggtgaaggaggcattgacacgcttgcctttattggtcagaacatagagtataagagttgggaggtcatgttatatTTGTATTGGTCATTGGTAGGCAACTTTTAGAAGATTACATACAattctacaggaaagatgttaaacttgagagggtgcagaaaagatttacaattatgttgccagtgttggaggatttcagctatacggagaggctaaataggttggggcagttttccccggagcatcagaggctgaggagtttaTACAGGTTataaaccttatagagatttataaaatcatgagggggatggctAGGCTGAATGGCCATGGTCTTCTACCTAGGGTGGTAGAATCCAAAacgagagagaaaagatttaagatgagaggggaaagatttaaaagggacctaaggaatcacactgtgggtggtgtgtgtgtatggaatcagctgccaaaggatgctggtacaactacaacatataaaaggcatctcaatggggacatgaatatgaagggtttaagagggacaTGAGCCAAATGGGAGTAAgtcagattaggatatctggtcagcatggacaagttagaccgaagagtctgtttctgtgctgtacatctctttgactgttTTGCTGACTATGCCTAATTAATGcatataaatcttatccctcaaaatcctctccaacaactccATATTGcggaatttgaattaatttttaaaaaaatatggatATCAgcatctaatgatgatcatgaaactgcTGTTGATTGCCAGataaacccacctggttcatgaATGCCCTTTATGGTAGCAGTAATGTATAACGAACCAGTATCTGCCATCCTGACCCTAAAGGTGACTCCAGGCCGTCAGCAATGTGGCCGacatgggaaaggtttggagggacagggGTCAGGAACAGGCTGgcgggactaatttagtttgggattatgttcggcttgggctgaagcatctgtttccgtgttgtatggcTCTTAACTGTCATAGgtattcagcacggaaacagactcttcggtccagcttgtccacgccaaccagatatttcaacccaatgtagtcccatctgccagcacccgtcccctctaaactcttcctattcatatacacatccagatgccttttaaaatgttgaaattgtactagtctcctccacatcctctggcagctcattctatacacgtaccaaccgtctgtgtgaaaaggttgccccttaggtctcttttatatctttcccccctcaccctaaaccctctagttctggactccccgaacccagagaaaagacttagtctatttaggCAAacgtgaggaatgcagatgctggaaaccagagtttagattggagtgtggtgctggaaaagcacagcaggtcaggcagcatctgaggagcaggaaaatcgacgtttcgggcaaaagctgttcatcaggaatgcctttgtctacttatcctattcaACCCAGCCAACAAATATGAAAAAGATGTTTCCCACCCCAATCCACAACATCTCCAGTGGCTATGTGGGGGTCTGCAGTGAAATAGCCAACGATAATGTCTTTCATTGGTTTATAGGTGGTGACCAGTTGATTGTCTTGGCATGAGGAGGCCTTGGGCCTGACCTGAGGCCTCAGTGCCCTCCCTCCCCCAATCCTCACCGAACAGAAGATTGAAGATGACCTCCTGCCCGGCTGCTGTGCTGCTCTTGGTCAGGCAGAAGACGGTGCCCCCGATCCAGGGCACCCCGTGGCCGGTCACCCCGATGAGTTTGACGATGGGCCTGGCGCTGCTCCAGGCGGAGGAGCTGCTGGCGCAGACCCCGATCCTCTTGGACAGGCAGATGTCGATGGCCATCAGCGAGTTGACGGCGATCCCCCGGAGCGACGGGTTGAGCTGCATGCAGTCCTCCTCGGGCAGCGGTGGGCACTCCCTGCCCTCGATGGGCAAggggggctgctgctgctgctgcccggCGGCCCGCCTCAGCGAAGCCCTCCCCTCCTGAGGGCCCCTCGCGGCCTGGGTCAGGGACATGAACTCGGGACGGTTGAGGACGTTGTCCCTCTCCCTGGCGCGCGATCGGCCCCGCTGCACGGGCATGGCTGCTCCCTCCTCGCGCTCGCACTCACGCAcgcgctcgctcgctcgctcgctcgctccgCTTTGCAGAGGCTCCGACAATGGAGGCTGGGCTTCGGCGTCGCTGCGGGCACGCTGCAGCTGCTGGCTACATTTAAACGGGCCAGGCTCGCGAGCCTGACAGCTGCACGTGCTCCAACGGACTCCACGCAGCCGGCAGCCAATCGGCAGCCGCGCCCGCGCACCGGGGGAGCCAATCCGAGGCGGCGACCTCGCAGCATCTCCCGGGCCCAGCGGCGGTGTTCCCAGGGCATTGTGGGTACTGTAGTTCCACACCGGCTGCAGGGATGCTCTGGGACGCAATGCTGCTGCAGCAAGGTCCCACACAGTTCCTCGAAGCGGTGGGCAGGGATCTCGGGGCTGGGTGGGAGAAAGCGTCAAGAGGATGCTCCGCTCCGGGGATCGCAGAAAACACACAGATATCGTCAGAATTTACACATGGCTCAGGTCAGGACAACTCGCAAGAATAGCTGAATAAAGGGACAaacgagggagtgccgcactgttggagggtcagtgctgagggagtgccgcactgtcggagggtcagtgctgagggagtgccgcactgtcggagggtcagtgctgagggagtgccgcactgtcggagggtcagtgctgagggagtgccgcactgtcggagggtcagtgctgagggagtgaacactgttggagggtcagtgctgagggagtgggcactgtcaaagggtgagcgctgagggaacaggtactgtcggagggtcagtgctgagggagcgggcactgtcagagggtcaatgctgagggagtacgcactgtcagagggtcagcgctgagggagcaccactctgttggagggtcagtgctgagggagtgccgcactgtcacagggtcagtgctgagggagcgctgcactgtcagagggtcagtactgagggagtgcgcgctgtctgagggtcagtgctgagggagtgaacactgtcacagggtcagtgctgagggagtgggcactgtcacagggtcagtgctgagggagtgggcacggtCACatgctcagtgctgagggagtgccgcactgtcggagggtcagtgctgagggagcgctgcattgtcggagggtcagtgttgagggagtgccacactgtcggagggtcagtgctgagggagcgtcacattgtcggagggtcagtactgaggaagcgtCGAACTTTtgaagggtcagcgctgagggagtgccgcgctgtcggagggtcagtgctgagggagtgccacactgtcgtagggttagtactgagggagtgccgcactgtcgaagggtcagcactgagggagccatGCCCTACTGCACATTTTTCTATTCTGATGAGACCGAAAGCCTTTCTTTCTACTCAAGCTGGTTGAGAACGATCTTGTGGTTaatattttcaaaatgaaaatagtGTTGACTGCtcaattttatttattattgtttTGTATCCAGAGAAGCGATTGCACACCTCTGACTGTTTTCTCCATCACCAAATCAATAAAAAGAATTAcaaattaaaaagacatttgggcaggtacatgaatagagctttaaagggacatggaccaaatgtaggcaaatgggactagattagtttgggggCATGGTCAGCATATATGAGTTGGGTCAAAGTTTCTGTGCCGTATAACTCTCTGTCTCTTTAATAGCCCAATAGTGAAAGCAATGTGATGACACCCCAGTGGTGAGGGAAGGGTTTATGAGGGAACTGCATGGAGTAAATCCCAATGTGGTTGGAAGGGGTGATAgtacactgaacccctcacagttCCCACCTCCCTTGAAATGCATCAGGTACTGGTGGACCCtgtgtgctccctctccaagacCGCTGTGGAAGAGGGGCTActcaatatttatttatttattgtaatCAGCCAGTTTGGAGATGTTacgacacacctctggagcaggtgggactaagAGCCAGCCCcctgactcagaggtagagacactaccactgcaccacaagagccctcacTCAGTATGTATTTCTCAACTAACTCCAGCCAGCGTGGTCATGATCACATTAATGAACTGCCTGTGTGCGAATTGGCTACTGCGTTTCCAAATTATAACATCAACTACAGTGCAGAAAATACAACACCAGTTCCAAAGCACTTTATAACGACTCATGATAGTGATAGGTAGAACGTAAATGTAAGTTTCATCTTGATGTTTTGAACTGGTTTGAGAATGCTGTGGatgacacaccctcacacacactaagAACCTCACTGTGATAAACACGCTGCTGTAAAAATAAATCACTGTCACTGCCTCAATATCCTCTTGCCCAATACATAAACTGAGTCATCTTTGAAACTTGCTTTAAATAGCAAATGCTAACGTTTTGATTTTAAAGAATTTCAGACTGTGCTGTAATTGGATGGAATACTCGCTGTGAAAATGTAGAGGGGTTAGAACATGCATACAgccttttaaaacagaaaaatacaGTGTGTGTTAGATGTACATATTAGTTAGCAGCTTTTCCCAATGTTCTCTATGCATAGGGGATAAAAGCAATGGTATATACTGGCCATGGAGGCAGTACAATataggtttgcaagaatgatacctggacttgaGGAGTTAAGTCATGAGGACAGATTATATAAATTAGGTCTGTCTTCCCTAGACTTTAAAAGGTTAAGGGGTAATCTGACGAACATCTTCAAGATACTAACAGGAAaaaacagggtagataaagatcaACTATTTCTTTTGGTTGGGCATCCTAGAACTCAGGGCATgctctgagaattagggccagaccattcaggagagacgtcaggaagcacttctacagacaaagatatttggaactctcttccacagctggcagtggatgctggatttgTTGTAACATTAAGTTTGAcataaatttgtttttgttaagcAAGGTATTAAAGAATGTGGGccaaggcaggtatatggagttaagctacagatcagtcatgatctcattgaatagtagaacaggcttgaggggctcaatggcctacttctgttcctatgttccattgAATTTGTCATCAAGTCTCACAttatcctcacttggaaataccTCATCTGATTTAAAACACTGATGCTCTTTCACTGAGAGCACGCTGTAGGAACATCTTCCCAATAAAGGCTGTAGCATTTCATGAGGATAGCTTATTACTGCCTTCTCCAGGGGCAACTGGCAATGGACGATAAACATTGACTGCTCACATCTTGGACATATGAACAAAATATTCACCTCCTTCTGACACAACACTCGTCCAAACTGTCACAAGGAGTTGACATTTCTCAATCTGTTTGTCTGTTTGTCCTATGAATCCCTTCAAAATTCCCAGTGTTCACATCTCCTATGTAAAGCCGTCACACTATCATTTCATCCTCCCACCTGCATTGGCGCTGTAGTGTCTCCAAATTCCATCTGTACAAaccatcacagagtcatagagatgtacagcacgtgaccagatatcctaacctaatctag
This DNA window, taken from Hemiscyllium ocellatum isolate sHemOce1 chromosome 21, sHemOce1.pat.X.cur, whole genome shotgun sequence, encodes the following:
- the LOC132825929 gene encoding inactive phospholipid phosphatase 7 isoform X2, which codes for MPVQRGRSRARERDNVLNRPEFMSLTQAARGPQEGRASLRRAAGQQQQQPPLPIEGRECPPLPEEDCMQLNPSLRGIAVNSLMAIDICLSKRIGVCASSSSAWSSARPIVKLIGVTGHGVPWIGGTVFCLTKSSTAAGQEVIFNLLFALILDLLVVAAVQKMVKRKAPSEVSPSLLDYVVMDVFAFPAGQASRAVMVTRFFFSHLVLAVPLRILLVIWAGVIGISRVMIGRHYLTDVFCGFFIGYLQFNLVELLWIPSGGT
- the LOC132825929 gene encoding inactive phospholipid phosphatase 7 isoform X1, encoding MPVQRGRSRARERDNVLNRPEFMSLTQAARGPQEGRASLRRAAGQQQQQPPLPIEGRECPPLPEEDCMQLNPSLRGIAVNSLMAIDICLSKRIGVCASSSSAWSSARPIVKLIGVTGHGVPWIGGTVFCLTKSSTAAGQEVIFNLLFALILDLLVVAAVQKMVKRKAPSEVSPSLLDYVVMDVFAFPAGQASRAVMVTRFFFSHLVLAVPLRILLVIWAGVIGISRVMIGRHYLTDVFCGFFIGWYVRSNPPPQGLCLSLWITQPVPIPTKPLTACQE